DNA from Castellaniella sp. MT123:
CCCGGATTGTGCAGGATGCCCTGGGCCAGGCCGCGGATTTCGTCCGAGAACGTGGCGGAAAACAGCAGGTTCTGCCGTTTGGCCGGCAGGAGCCTCAGGACGCGGCGGATGTCATGGATGAAACCCATGTCCAGCATGCGGTCGGCTTCGTCCAGCACCAGGATCTCGACGCCGGACAGGTCCAGGGTCTTTTGCTGGGCGTGATCCAGCAGGCGGCCCGGGGTGGCCACCAGGATGTCCAGGGGCTTTCTCAGCGCCGTGATCTGCGGATTGATGTTGACCCCGCCGAACATCACCATGGAACGGATCTGGGTGTGCCGGCCGTACAGGCGCACGGATTCCTCGACCTGGGCGGTCAGTTCGCGGGTCGGGGTCAGCACCAGGACACGCGGGCGGCCCGGCTGACGGCTGGTGGCCGGGTTCTGGATCAGGTAATGCAGGATGGGCAGGGTGAAGCCGGCCGTCTTGCCGGTGCCCGTCTGGGCGGCGGCCAGCAGGTCGCCGCCTTCCAGCACGCGCGGGATGGCCTGCGCCTGAATGGGGGTGGGGTGGGTGTAGCCCGCGTCGTGAACGGCACGCAGCAGGGGCTCTGCCAAGCCTAGCGAGGCAAAGGTAATCGAAGTATCCAAGGGTTTGACTCCAGCGACCGCCTATCGCTCAAGTCGAGAGATACCAATCTAGGCCGACGAATGAAAAAAGTCTGGGTGGGATGCCGCCGGTCGCGTGAAATCAGGGCCGGGGTCCAATGAAAGCGCGCTGTGACTGGTTTGCAGCACGTAAGCCCACGATTATAGCGCGTGTATCCATTGTATGGGCGGTTGATGTGTCGCATGGGCCTGCGGCAGGCCGGCGATGGGTCGCGATTGGTTATGGGGCGTGGGGTCCTTAAAATGCCGGGATCTCCAATTTTTGATCGAAGAGGTTCGCATGCGGGCTCGTGCATGGGTCTTCAGGCTGCTGGTCGCGCTGGGCCTCGGGTGGGTGGCTCTGCCCGGCGGCGCGTGGGCGGCCAGCGAGCCTGCCGTCCCTGCCTGGACGGCGCCGGTCATGGATCTGACTCGCACGCTGGACCCGGCGCAGCTGCAATCGTTGACCGCGCGGGTCCAGGCCCTCGAACGGGACAAGGGCTCGCAGCTGTTCGTGCTGCTGGTGCCCACCACCGGCAGCGACACCATCGAGCAATACGCCCGGCGGGTTTTCGACCAATGGAAGGTCGGGCGCAAGGGGGTGGATGACGGGGTCCTCCTGGTGGTCGCCAAGCAGGATCGTCACGTGCGCATCGAGGTCGGCTATGGCCTGGAAGGTGCGGTGACCGACGCGGCGTCCGGGCGCATCATCCGCGAACAGATGACGCCCCGATTCGCCCAGGGGGATTTCGCGGGCGGGCTGGAGGCCGGTGTGCAGTCCCTGGTCGCATTGATCTCGGGCGAGGCCTTGCCGGCGCCGGCCCGAAGCGTGGCCAGCCGGACCGATGACGCTGATGGGCCGTGGTTCATGCTGGTGCCCATCGCCCTGTTTTCGCTGGTGGTACCCCCTGTGATGGCGGCCTTCATGCTGGGTGCATTCGTCTGGGTCGTGAGTTCGAGCCCGATCTGGACGATTCTGGCTGCTGCGGCGGGGTTTGTCCTGGCGTGGTTCGGGCGTGCCATGGGCTGGGCGCGACGCTTCCGGCGCAGTGGCCGAGCGGGGCGTGACGACGCGGGCGGTGGCTTCGGAGGCGGGTTTGGCGGCGGATCCGGCGAGGGTGGATCCGGCGGCGGATCGGGTGGCGATGGTGGTTCAGGAGGCGGATCGGGTGGCGATGGTGGTTCAGGAGGCGGCGGTTCAGGGGGCGGCGGTGGCGGGGGCTCGGGCGGCGGTGGCGGAGGCTCGGGCAGCTGGTAGCCGCCTGGGCGCCCGTGCGCCAGGCGCTTTCATCGGGGGTGGTCGGGGAACGACCGGCCAGCCGCTGTCATCGTCAGAGCGCCGTGAACAGCGATTGCGCCATCTGCCCGATCAGCGCCTCCCGGCGGGAATCCGAGACGGGGTGCTCGCCGATCGTCGACCAGGCGGGGTGGGTGCGCGCCTCGTCCAGGATGCGTTGGACTTCGACGGGCAGGCGGTGCAGGGGTTCCACGGGTTCCGGATCCGGCGTGTCGGTCATGTCGGGTTCCGGCGCGGACGTATCCGGTTGCTGTGGCGGGGAGAGCCGCATCAGGTCGCCGTCGATGGGCCGCAAAGCCGCATGTCCCCGGCATTCCAGAGCTCGCACCAGCGCCAGCTGGCGCAGCCCAAGCAGATGCAGCACCGGATCGCCCACGGTCATTTCCATGTTGCCGGCCAGACGGCCCATCAGCCGCTTGCCCCATTGGCTGGCCCCCTGCCAGACCCCCCCGATGGCGGCGCCCAGCAAGGTTGCCGCGCCCAGGCTCAGGCCGCCGGTCAGCATGTCTAGTGTGGCGCCCGCCATTGCGCCGGTGGCCAGGCCCTTGCCGACCTGGATGCCGAAGCCGCGCAGGGCCTGGGGATTGAACAGATCCATGCCCCAGCGCTCGCCTTTCAGCGGCAGGGGGTGGTGCGGGAAGGTGACCTTGCTGAAGCGGTAGCGTTTGAGCAGGGCATGCACGCAGTCCTGTTCGCGGTCACGTGTGCGCTTGCGCATGGCCAGCGTGATGGCGGCGATGTCGGTCGGTTCCTGGGAACTGGGCAGCCGCAGGGCGGCGGCGTCCATCAGCAATTCCGCGATCAGCCGGGTGGCATCCTGCAGGCGCTTGAGCCGTTGCTGGCCCAGATCCGTGCGCAGCGCCTGCAAGGCGGCGGCGTGGTGATCAAGCATCAGGGCCAGGCGGTCGAGCATCTGGCTTTCCCCGTCCAGCGCGGGTGCGACGGTGTCGAAATCCACCGTCGCGTGCAGGCCCAGGCGGGCCAGGGCATCGCGCCAGGCGCCGATATCGGCCTGCGGGCTGCGGGTGAAGTTCAGCACCGGCAGGATCGGGCGGCCGCAGGCCGCCAGCAGCATCAGTTCGTCCCGGTGCTTGGGCAGCACGGGATCGCGGGCGTCGATGACGTACAGCGCCGCATCGACGGACAGGACCGTCGTCAGCACCCGGCATTCCTGTTCGAAGCGGCCGGCGGATTCGGGGCTGTCCAGCAATTTCTGGATGCGATCCGGCCCGTCCATGCGTTCCTGTGGGGCGACCAGCTGGTCCAGGTAGTCCAGCACCCCCATCGCGTCTTCCAGGCCCGGGGTGTCCCTGAGGATGAGCATGGGCTGGCCGTCCTCGGACAGCAGCTGCGCGCTTTCGACGTGCCGGGTGGTGCCGGGCTGATCGGCGACATCGCCGAAGGACTCGTCGCGCAACAGGGTGCGCAGCAGCGAGGTCTTGCCGGTGTTGGTGTGGCCGACCACCGCCAGGTCGATGGGATGGGGAACTTCAGTCATGAAGGGAACTTCCGATGTGCTCGGTCCAGGCCGCCAGGCTGGGCACCTGGGATAGGTTCTGCCGCGAGAGCGTTTCCTGCCAGACCTTCCGCCGCTGCGCGGAGCCGTCCAGGCAAAGGATCCGCAGGTCCGGACAGGTGTGGCGCAGCTCGTCGAACCAGGTCGCGGTGCCGCGATCCGGGGTCAGGCGGGCGTCGCAGATGAGCAGCAGGTGGGCCGCATTGAGCTGCAGGCGGACGCGGGCCCGGTCTTCCCGGCTGTCGCAGCGGCCCAGATCCAGGACGCCGGGGGGCAGATCGGCGGGCGGCCAGGGCAGGTCGGGGCCCAGTTCGTAGCCCAGAACGGCCGCATGGACCATCAATGCCGGGGATGCGTGGGATGCGGCCCGGGCGACGCCGGCCGGCGGGCCCGGGCGGTCGATCCCCAGGGTTTCGTGCGTGGGCAGCAGGCGTTCGCGCAGTTCCATCCAGCCGGGCAGGTCCGGGGAGACGCGTAGATGGCGGATGCGCTGGCGTAGCCAGAGGCCGCAGACGATCAGGGCGGTCAGGCGCGGCAGCAGGCCCCAGGCGACGACGCAGCCGATCAGCCACAGCGACCAGTCGGCCTGGATGGCGGCGGACACGGGCTGCATGCCGACGCTGCGCGCGATGTCGAAGCCTTCCGGCGTGGGGAAGCCCAGGGCCCGGGGCAGGCTGCCCAGCAGGCGGCTGGCGGTGATGAAGGCATCGGGCGACAGCAGGGTGGTTTCCCAGTGGAACGTGTAGCGGCGGGTACTCAGCAGCAGCACCAGGGTCGGGATGGCGCACAGGTAGGCACTCGTCCAGGCGCCGTGGCTGATGATCCCGATGGCCGGTTTCCAGGCCCGCGCCCGTCCCAGCAGCGACAGGAAGGCCTGGGCGGCCAGACCGCTGTCGGGGCCGTGTGCGAGTTTTCGCGTCAGCCACAGCCAGAGTCCCGACAGGGCCGTGGTGGGGTGCAGCCCGGGCAGGCAGCCGGCCAGCCAGATCAGGAAGGTCAGGGCATGCAGGCCGAGCAGCCCCATCACCGCCAGGGCCAGGTTCACGGAACTCTGATCGTGAGCCAGGGCAGCGGCCGCAGCGCCGATTCCCGCCAGCCCGGCGCCCAGCCAGAGGGCCGCCAGCGACCAGCGCGCACCGTCGGCCCATTGGCGCAGGCGGTTTTGCAGCGGGCTGTGTTCCGCCAGCCAGGCCGATCGGGCCAGAATGCGCCGTTCCAGATCGGCCGGTTCGCGCCGGGCCGACTGACAGGCAGCCCGGTCTTCCAGAGGCCCCCAGTGCGCCTCGCGCAGGCGCACGGCCTCGGCCCGCCAGTGCTGGAACAGCGGACCGGCGAGGCGGCTGGATGGGCTGGACGAGGCGTTGCTCATGGCTGCGCTGGGGAGAAAACAGGATGATACCGAGTTTTACCGGCTCCACGCACGGTGTCGGCATTTGGTCTGGTGCCGATGCGGGTCAGGGGGCGGTGCAGGGCGCCAGCAGCGTCACGTCTCCGTCGGTCGGCATGATGCCGCGCAGCGGTTCGCAGCTGCCCCCGACGCACCAGTCGTAGTCGGCGGTGTAGGGTGAGCGGGTCAGCCGCAGGATCCGCAGGGGCCCGGTATGCGGCTGGTATTCGTACCAGCCGTCGGCATGGTGCACCGCGTCGGGCGGTGGGTCCATGCCGGCGCCCGACCCCAGGATCCGGGCATGGCCCGGGATCAGGACCGGTTGATTCGCGGCATCCCGTTCGATCCGGTAGTCTTCTTCCCAGCGGATCTTTTCGATGGAATGCGTCCAGGCCAGCGTGAAGGCCCGGACGGGCACGAAGCGCGGCGGCACCCGGGGCGCCGCCGCCAGCGTCAGGCACACGCCCAGCGCGCCCAGCATCAGGCCGCCTGAGCCCGGGTGGGCGGCACGCGGCGGCTGCGCGTCAGATGCCAGATCAGGAATATTGCGGTGGCCGCGAAGCCCAGTTCGTCGGTCATCGGCACAGCGGCGACCAGCAGGGCGGCGGCCAGCACGACATAGACGCGTTCATAGGCGTTCAGACGGGTTTTCAGGAAGCCCGTGATGCCCGCCGCCCACAGCGTGATGGCCAGCAGCGCCTTGAAGACGATGTAGGCCACGTCCCAGAGGCTGCCGCCCTGCAGCATCAATGCCGGGGAGTAGACGGCCATGTAGGGCACGACGAAGCCGGCAGCGGCCACCCGCAGCGCCTGGATGCTGATCTTCAGGCCGTTTTCCCGGGCGATCGGGGCGGCGGCAAAGGCCGCCAGCGCCACCGGCGGGGTCAGGTCCGCCATAATGCCGAAATAGAACACGAACATGTGCGAGATGATCAGCGGCACACCGAGCTTGAACAGGATCGGCGCGGCCAGCGAGCTGGTGATGATGTAGTTTGGGATCGTCGGGATGCCCATGCCCAGCACCAGGCAGGTGATCATGGTCAGGACCAGCGCCAGAAAGAGGTTGTTTTCCCCGATGGCGATGACCTGGCCGCCGAATTCGGCGGCCACACCGGTCAGATTGATGATGCCGATGATGACCCCCACCAGTGCGCAGGCGGCGGCCACCGACAGGGCATTGCGGGCCCCGTCCGCCAGGGAATTGACGGCCAGTTTCAGGGCGTCGCGCCCGTGTTGGCGAAACAGCAGGGCCAGCGCCAGAACGGCCACGATGACGAAGAAATCCGTCACGCCGAACTGGATGAAACCCGCGCAGGCGATGCCCAGCAGCAGCCAGAACACATAGCGCAGAATCATCGGGCGCGCGCCCTGGATGATGGCCGCGCCGAAGATCAGGATCACCGTCAGGCCCAGGCCGATGGTTCCCGAAAAGAGCGGCGTATAGCCCGAGAACAGCAGCACCACCAGGCCGATCAGCGGCAGCAGCAGGTACCAGCTCTTGCGCACGGCGGCCCAGGGGTCGGGGCAGTCTTCCTTGGCCAGGCCATGCAGGCCACGCCGGCCGGCTTCCAGGTGCACGGTCAGGAACGCGGTGGCGAAATACAGGATCGCCGGGATGATGGCGGCCTTGACGACATCGACATAGGGGATGTTCAGGGTTTCGGCCATGATGAAGGCTACGGCCCCCATGACCGGCGGCATGATCTGCCCGCCCATGCTGGATGTGGCCTCGACCCCGCCGGCGAAGGCCGACGAATAGCCGAAGCGTTTCATCAGCGGGATGGTGAACTGGCCGGTGGTGACGACGTTGGCCACGCCGGAACCGTTGATCGTCCCCATCAGGCCCGAACTGACGACCGAGACCTTCGCGGGGCCTCCGCGGGAATGCCCCACCAGCCCCATGGAAAAGTCGCTGAAGAGTTGGATCATGCCGGCCTGTTCCAGGAATGCGCCGAACAGGATGAACAGGAAAATGTAGGTAGACGACACGTAGGTTGGGGTGCCGTAGATGCCCTCGACCCCGAAGCCGAGCGTGCCGACGATCTGATCCAGGCCGAACCCGCGGTGCATGAAGGGGCCCGGAATGTACTGGCCGAACAGGCCGTAGGCCAGGAACAGCCCGCAGATGATCGGCAGTGCCCAGCCCATCATGCGACGGGTGGCTTCAAAGACCAGAATGAGGGTCAGGATGCCGACCACCATGTCGGCATCGGTCATCTGGCCGGCGCGCGCGGTGAGGTCGGCTTCGTAGACCCAGTGGTACAGGCTGAGCCCGAAGCCCAGGATCCCCAGTACCCAGCCGATGATCGCACGTGGGCTGCCCTGGCGGCCGGAATACAGCGAGAAGACCATCAGCAGCACGAAGCCGACGTGAATGGCGCGGATGACCTGGCTGGACAGGGGGCTGTAGGCGGCTGTCCAGATCTG
Protein-coding regions in this window:
- a CDS encoding GTPase/DUF3482 domain-containing protein translates to MTEVPHPIDLAVVGHTNTGKTSLLRTLLRDESFGDVADQPGTTRHVESAQLLSEDGQPMLILRDTPGLEDAMGVLDYLDQLVAPQERMDGPDRIQKLLDSPESAGRFEQECRVLTTVLSVDAALYVIDARDPVLPKHRDELMLLAACGRPILPVLNFTRSPQADIGAWRDALARLGLHATVDFDTVAPALDGESQMLDRLALMLDHHAAALQALRTDLGQQRLKRLQDATRLIAELLMDAAALRLPSSQEPTDIAAITLAMRKRTRDREQDCVHALLKRYRFSKVTFPHHPLPLKGERWGMDLFNPQALRGFGIQVGKGLATGAMAGATLDMLTGGLSLGAATLLGAAIGGVWQGASQWGKRLMGRLAGNMEMTVGDPVLHLLGLRQLALVRALECRGHAALRPIDGDLMRLSPPQQPDTSAPEPDMTDTPDPEPVEPLHRLPVEVQRILDEARTHPAWSTIGEHPVSDSRREALIGQMAQSLFTAL
- a CDS encoding DUF1850 domain-containing protein produces the protein MLGALGVCLTLAAAPRVPPRFVPVRAFTLAWTHSIEKIRWEEDYRIERDAANQPVLIPGHARILGSGAGMDPPPDAVHHADGWYEYQPHTGPLRILRLTRSPYTADYDWCVGGSCEPLRGIMPTDGDVTLLAPCTAP
- a CDS encoding TRAP transporter permease; this translates as MSSAHDLADQPMPRSVFWIAVIFSCFQIWTAAYSPLSSQVIRAIHVGFVLLMVFSLYSGRQGSPRAIIGWVLGILGFGLSLYHWVYEADLTARAGQMTDADMVVGILTLILVFEATRRMMGWALPIICGLFLAYGLFGQYIPGPFMHRGFGLDQIVGTLGFGVEGIYGTPTYVSSTYIFLFILFGAFLEQAGMIQLFSDFSMGLVGHSRGGPAKVSVVSSGLMGTINGSGVANVVTTGQFTIPLMKRFGYSSAFAGGVEATSSMGGQIMPPVMGAVAFIMAETLNIPYVDVVKAAIIPAILYFATAFLTVHLEAGRRGLHGLAKEDCPDPWAAVRKSWYLLLPLIGLVVLLFSGYTPLFSGTIGLGLTVILIFGAAIIQGARPMILRYVFWLLLGIACAGFIQFGVTDFFVIVAVLALALLFRQHGRDALKLAVNSLADGARNALSVAAACALVGVIIGIINLTGVAAEFGGQVIAIGENNLFLALVLTMITCLVLGMGIPTIPNYIITSSLAAPILFKLGVPLIISHMFVFYFGIMADLTPPVALAAFAAAPIARENGLKISIQALRVAAAGFVVPYMAVYSPALMLQGGSLWDVAYIVFKALLAITLWAAGITGFLKTRLNAYERVYVVLAAALLVAAVPMTDELGFAATAIFLIWHLTRSRRVPPTRAQAA
- a CDS encoding DUF2868 domain-containing protein — translated: MSNASSSPSSRLAGPLFQHWRAEAVRLREAHWGPLEDRAACQSARREPADLERRILARSAWLAEHSPLQNRLRQWADGARWSLAALWLGAGLAGIGAAAAALAHDQSSVNLALAVMGLLGLHALTFLIWLAGCLPGLHPTTALSGLWLWLTRKLAHGPDSGLAAQAFLSLLGRARAWKPAIGIISHGAWTSAYLCAIPTLVLLLSTRRYTFHWETTLLSPDAFITASRLLGSLPRALGFPTPEGFDIARSVGMQPVSAAIQADWSLWLIGCVVAWGLLPRLTALIVCGLWLRQRIRHLRVSPDLPGWMELRERLLPTHETLGIDRPGPPAGVARAASHASPALMVHAAVLGYELGPDLPWPPADLPPGVLDLGRCDSREDRARVRLQLNAAHLLLICDARLTPDRGTATWFDELRHTCPDLRILCLDGSAQRRKVWQETLSRQNLSQVPSLAAWTEHIGSSLHD
- a CDS encoding YgcG family protein produces the protein MRARAWVFRLLVALGLGWVALPGGAWAASEPAVPAWTAPVMDLTRTLDPAQLQSLTARVQALERDKGSQLFVLLVPTTGSDTIEQYARRVFDQWKVGRKGVDDGVLLVVAKQDRHVRIEVGYGLEGAVTDAASGRIIREQMTPRFAQGDFAGGLEAGVQSLVALISGEALPAPARSVASRTDDADGPWFMLVPIALFSLVVPPVMAAFMLGAFVWVVSSSPIWTILAAAAGFVLAWFGRAMGWARRFRRSGRAGRDDAGGGFGGGFGGGSGEGGSGGGSGGDGGSGGGSGGDGGSGGGGSGGGGGGGSGGGGGGSGSW